acatttctcaAGCTTTCTCCGAAGGCATGGCCACTGGCTCTCAGCTAGCAGAAGGAGACTACGGAAGAGCTCTGGGACACGTGGGATGGTTTCCTTCTCCCGCCTCGCACTTGGTCGAGATCGTTTTCCAactcgttgttttttttttttattaaaaaaataaaaaaatgctccAACTATCAGTTTTACAAGGCATACAAAATCTCTAGAAGGGAAACACAAGCGCAAGGTGCTGAGGTACGAAAACCTGAGgtagtttttgtgtgtgtgtgtctgcgtgtgtcaggtggggttggtggggttttgggttttttttttgaattttttttaaaaaaataaaaatggtgcttgttggttttttttccagccctggGCCGACAAGCTCTTGTAAatctgtccccccccagccccacccccagccccttttcccctcctctccctacaacGGGGATCTTCCCTGCCCAAagccggcagggctggggctgcctgtggTTTTCCGGGGCTTTGGGTGCCGAGCGCGGCTGCGTGGCGtggtgacgggggggggggacacgacgaagggacaggggggacagaaCAGATGCAAACCCCACTTTTGGACTCTGTGAAGCAAAGAGGAAAGGGCGTGTGAAGGAGAGATTCCTCTTTTAGGAGACGGTATCCCTTCTGTTGGCTCATACAGGCACTGCTCTTCTCAAAGCCCTTAAGAAATCGCTTTTTTAACactcttttaattattatttttcttttcccctgctggcAATCCTACAGCTCTGCTCTACTGTGCATTAGAGAACCAATGGACTAGCTCCTTTCCTTAAACGTCTAGAAAAGCCGgcttttgctaaaaaaacccacaaacgttccccccccccgacccctctgaaattaaaaaagaattaaaaaaaaaaaacaaacaaaaaccccaaaacaaaacgtTCTTACAAAACTTAAAAATCGGCGTTAGTTTCGTTATCGATAtattaattctaaaaaaaaaaataaaattaaaattgatgAGCGCCGCCCTGTGCGCTGAACGTCCGtgtccgttccccccccccgcccccccccccccggccccaacgCTGGGGGGAGCTCCTCCGGCCGTGCCTGGGTGAAACGGGTGGcttttaggaaattaaaaagaaaatttaaaaaaaaaaaaaaaacaaaaaacaaaaaccaaactgcaaacaacaacaaattctctctctctgcctaTGTTAGTCCAACTAAAGGGATAGCGTCGGGAGGCGACGGAGTTAAGGGGGAGGCTgtgggatggagagagagagcccccccctccccgtaccCCTGGGCTGCGCAGCCTCCCAGCACCccgggccgcggggaggggggctcgggacggcggggtgggggggggtctttGGTTtgctcccctgacctgctggggggggtggcggggggggagtcCGGCGGCGGGGTTACATTCATCGGGCGGTGCTGGCCGGCACGGCGGGAGCCTCACTTGCTGGGCTGCGAGGCCGGGGCTCCCTGAGCGTgtttctgctcctgctgcttcacCTGCTGGACGATTTCCCTGATCTTGCGCTGTGCAGTCTTGaagggagaggcggggggggcgggggaaggaaaaaaacaggggTCAGGGTGGGCACCGCGGGCAGCCTGAGGatttcccccccggccccgagccaCAGCTGAGCATCTCGCCGCTCAACGCCCTCCCAGGTTTAACTACGGGACGCGCACGCGGCTCGGCGCAGGCGTAATTAAGGCTGGGCTAAAGGCGACTGAACTCCGCGTGGGGTTTGAACTTGTGCTTCCTCCATCGCACTTCGGGAGCCTGAGTTTTGGGGTGCCGCCATCCCGCTGCAGCAGTCGGGAGCCAAGGCTGTGGTACCCAGGAGCTCCCTCCCGGCGCTGAGCCCAGGGAGGAGCCGATTCATCCCCAGGTGCCACCGCACACGGCCTCCAAGACATTTATTTTCGCTAGATCAAGCCAATCTTTAATTTCAGCGCAAGCACAGCAAGGGAGAGCTGCCGGAACAACCTTAGCGCATCCTGGGGGCACAGGAACCGTCAGAGAGTGGATGCTCAGGGCTCGGGGCTGCCCATCACCCCAGCGGCTTTCCTCGGTGGATGAAACCGGACGGGAATGTCGGCAAAGCCACGGCCAACCCTTACCTGACTGGCAAAGAAATGCCCAATGATTTTAACGATGACCTCCTCGTTCTCGTCCGGGGTTTGGTCTCGTGGCACTATGACTTCTGCACTCGTTAAGTTTTGCAATTCGTTCACCTGGAGCAAACGAGAGAGCCCCCGGGTGGGGTTTGCTGGGGAAGAGCCAAAATCCATCGCTGCCGGTGTCACCCCGGCTCCGAGCCAGCACCTGGCTCCTGAGGGTtacaccctgtcccccccccgccggggacgGTCACCACCCAACGAGAACCACCATCAGGACATGGGGGTTGGGGGTCGAGACATTGCTGCGACCACCCAGCCCCCGGGCTTTGCCCCCCCGGGGTGGCCAGGGGTGGTGGGTGATGCCCAGTTccgcagccctggggggggggggggggggcggggaaggggcacccctgcaccccccacctACCGTCTTGCCACCTTTGCCTATCACGCGGCCAGCGGCGAAGGAAGGCACCTTGATGTGGGCTTCAAGCTTCACTTCTTCTTTCGGGTTAAAGAAGTTTTCCTCTTTCAGCTTCCCAAATATTCGCCCCTGGGCCTGGGGAGGAGACGGAAGGGACGTAAAACCagtgggcgggcgggcggccgtcctggcagtgcccccccagtcccagccccgAGGGCGATGATGTGCCGATGGCCGGCAGCATCAAAGCCACAAAGCCACGGCACCACCGAGCAAAGGGCTGCCCGGGCACTCAGGGAGCCAAACCCAGGCTGGCAGCGCAGTGGCAACCAAAGGGACGCTCTCGGCTTGTCCCTTGgcatcgccccccgcccccaaaaccaCAGCCCCAGACCGTGCCCAGCGCACCTTGAACTGAGCCTCGGGTGGCCCTGTGATGATGACCATCCGCTCGCTGGCGTCGGGACCTTCTGCCGGGGCGATCTGCggagggatgggggagaaggAGCATTAATTCCGGCCCCGCTTTGGCAAGACCTTGCCGAAATGGCACGGCCCCCCCATGCAGGGGCATCCCCCCATGAATGCAGGGGTGATAACCAAGGTTTTGTAGGACTAATTTGGGGAGAAAAACCCCTCCCTGAGGACCCCCGTTGGCCGCTCTCAGCAGTAGGaaggggaaaccgaggcacgaaGCGCAGGAccggccccgcagcgccctgCTCACCTTGATGGAGGCACCTGCAAACCGCGCCAGCTGCTTGATGTGCTGCCCCTTCTTCCCGATGATGGCCCCCACCGCCTGCGTCGGGATGAACAGGTTCACAACCTCCTGCTCCGGCAGCTGTGAGGGCAGGGAAGAGTGAGAGGGTCAGGGGACCAGCCGGACAAGGGACAAGGAGGGTGGCTGTCCCCTTGTCGGCATCGCAGGGCAGCGGCCGCCCACCCCGGCCCCGTGTCCACCCTCCTGAGGTGCCCGAGCGAAGATCTCGTGGAGAGCGGTGCCAGGCACTTACGGGGTGCTGATGGGGGAAGGTGCCGGCTGGGGGGGCTCCGTACAGACCCGAGAGATACGCTGAGGAGCTCTACGGTGGGAGAGAAAATGAGGGTCAGTGACAGCCCCAACCTGCCAGCCCCTTCCCGGCCACCCCCAGCCCGACGCGGAGCAGCGCGCCACCAGCATGAGCCTGGCAAGGACACGGGGACAACCCTCCAGCCCCTGACGCCCCCCCGGCTCCAGAGAGCACAGCAGCACCTGAAGGTGCTTCAGGGTGAGCTGCAGCCCCGATCCTGCGCCTGCAGCACAGCACAACAGGGCTGGGAGGTGGATGGGGGCTCCCAGCTGCCCCCAGTCCCTTCCTGCTGCCATTTTACAATCCGTGTCCTGACAGCGGAAAACCGGCCCCTCCAGCCTTTCAGAGCAGCCGCAACCCTGGAAAGCCAAAACCACGCTGTAACCACCGGCGGTCCCCTGCAGAGAAGGTGGGGGTTTGGTGGGAACTGAGCAAAACGTCTGGTTTGGCTCCAATTTCCATCACCAGTTCCCTTCTCTAGttccaagagaagaaaaagccaagGCTGAAGAAGATGTTCCCCCAGGACCTGGGCTGGAGACGGGGTGAAAGCAGCCACAAGCAAGGGGTGCGCGCCAGCACCCCAACCcaactcaacccaacccaacccctcTTCAACTCTTCCGTGTCCCAAATACATTGGACACTTCTCTCGGCAGTAGACACAACTCTCTCCTGCTCTGGATTCCAACAAGTACAACCAGATGCCACCTGCAAACCACCATTTCTCAGGTGGAGGGGGAGCAGACCCAGctcccctgcccacggcaggTGCCACTCTCGCTCCCAGCCCTCTACTTGAACCTCCTGCACTGAGGTtttgtgctcctcctcctcacaccaaGCAGAAGCACAAAATGCTCCCCGTGTCCACCCTCTGCTTCTGGCCATGGGTTGCTCCACGTCTCCTACACCAACATGTCCTCTCCTGCTCAACCAGCCCTTGAGGCCGGGGTGGGCACTGCccctccccagttcccccagttcaCCATGAGGTTCCTTCCTCGTCCTCCATCCTTGCCAGGTCTCTGAGCTCCAGAGTTGAAGCTATAGCCAACGGCCCCAGGTCCTGCTGAGGGCACGGTCACAAATGTCCGCTCTGAGGTGTGAAACACAAAGCATTTGGGGGGAAGGAGCTGCCACAGAGCCAAGCTGGTATCctattagttcttttttttttggtctgcttcTTGTTTTGCCATAAAAAATGACGGCAGAGGCGATCGCTGCTCTTGGCCTCACCAGGGTGGCTTGAAAAAGGCCCCACAAAGCTTTGGTGTGAAGGAGCCCACCTCAAACGCTCCTTTTGGTTtgcccagctcctctccatcGCACCAACAAAATCTCAAGCAGACGTTTCCCCAAGGCTGCGCTTGCTCGGGGCGGCCGAGGCAGGCAGCTCATCCTCCCCTTGGAGgtgcacagacagacagaccgacCCTCTCGGTGCCCTGCGGGGGCCACCGCGCACATCACACTCATCcgcggcccccccacccccgccaccccgcagcgccagcctggCACTCACCGTTCTCCTCCGACCGCTCTGCTGCTGGCGTcgccaggaaaagaaaacagcacaagTAAATCAACCCGCGCGCCCGTCGCCGTGCGGCCAAAGCATCGCAGCAGATGTATTTAGAGACTAATGGAGAGAGACCGCAGAGCCCCGCCATCCCAAGGGTGCTCTGCAGGTGCTAGCGGGTTGGGGATGGACCTTCTCCACCGGCACTTTGGCCGACCTGTCTTCCCAGTGCTGGACTGTCCCTGCCTGCGTTGCAACCTCAGTGGTTTTTGAAGCAGCTTCCCAGGCTTGCTTTGCCCCAGGTcgcagcagccacagcaccccgAGAAAGAGAAAAACCGCCTGCGGAACCAGGTGAGGATCAGCTCCCAGCAGGCGTAACCCTTcaggtgccagggcagggaccgaGGATGATGGCTGCATGGGGCACGCAGCTCGTCCCCTTTCACATCACGCTCCCCACACCCTGCGGTGATGCGATCATGTGGCCACCACAACCAGACCCACGGGGGCACAACCGCGTCCACAACACCACAACCCGGTGGTGGGTTTGGGCTCAGGACTGAAGACCATCTATGTGGTTTTTCCGTGCTGgcattggcacaggctgtccaAAGCcacctgcagagagcagcacccTTGGGACACAGCTAGTCCCTAACCACATGTGAAACTGAGCTCAGCACAACATGGGGATGCAGCTGATCTTCCCAGGGTGCTAAATCCAAGGAGGGACAAGCCACGGTCATTCACTGTTTTCTCCACTTCGCTGCTGTGATGAGCATCTTCCCTAAATGGCCAACACTCAGAGTTCCTGTTCAAGGCTCCCCATGAGATGGCTCCTATAGCTATGGTGTCCACCCAAACCCAAGAGCTACAGCAGGAGAGTCTAGAGACCACTCTGCCTTCAAGAACACGCCCCCCACACCTCAAAATCTCATGCACTTACTGCAAACGGGTGGTACGGggcggctgccgcagcccctcTGGCCCCTGGGGTGGATGGGAGCATGGACAGTCCCGTCGAGAAGATGCCCAAAGCACTGAGGTTCAGTCCAGGGATCAGGTTGGCTTGTTGCTGGGAAAGCAAAGACATGGAGAAACGTGTAAAAGACAGAGTTGGGTTTCTGGCGTTCTCACCACATAGTGTGGACGTGATGGGTGAGGGCCAATCCTTGCCATAACAGAtcaacacccccccctccccccgctcaAGTTTTCTTCTGGCCACCTCAGCAGTGGCTTTGAAGCAGGGGTGTCCCaggtgggagggctgggagcttACATTGATGGCCACGACGTCATTCTCGTAGGCCTCTCGCAACTTCTTCATGATCTCCACTTCGGCATTGGAGCACGCCTCTGTGCTGCCCTTTACTGTGATGGTCCGCTCGGGGTTATAAATGGTTAAATCCTGCAAACTAGCCCATGGATAAAACCAGAGACACAGTTACGTTTTCTtccaagtcaaaaaaaaaaaagggaaactcaGATGAGGGT
The sequence above is drawn from the Chroicocephalus ridibundus chromosome 6, bChrRid1.1, whole genome shotgun sequence genome and encodes:
- the IGF2BP2 gene encoding insulin-like growth factor 2 mRNA-binding protein 2 isoform X4, whose amino-acid sequence is MKRRRMNKLYIGNLSPAATAEDLRQLFGERKLPLAGQVLLKSGYAFVDYPDQNWAIRAIETLSGKVELHGKVMEVDYSVPKKLRSRKIQIRNIPPHLQWEVLDGLLAQYGTVENVEQVNTDTETAVVNVTYASKEEAKVAIEKLSGHQFENYSFKISYIPDEEFVGAIIGKEGLTIKNLTKQTQSKVDIHRKENAGAAEKPITIHATPEGCSEACRMILDIMQKEADETKSTEEIPLKILAHNSLVGRLIGKEGRNLKKIEQDTGTKITISPLQDLTIYNPERTITVKGSTEACSNAEVEIMKKLREAYENDVVAINQQANLIPGLNLSALGIFSTGLSMLPSTPGARGAAAAAPYHPFAQQSGRRRTSSSAYLSGLYGAPPAGTFPHQHPLPEQEVVNLFIPTQAVGAIIGKKGQHIKQLARFAGASIKIAPAEGPDASERMVIITGPPEAQFKAQGRIFGKLKEENFFNPKEEVKLEAHIKVPSFAAGRVIGKGGKTVNELQNLTSAEVIVPRDQTPDENEEVIVKIIGHFFASQTAQRKIREIVQQVKQQEQKHAQGAPASQPSK